In Thermocrinis minervae, a single genomic region encodes these proteins:
- a CDS encoding diguanylate cyclase produces the protein MNLLGITVKEIIRGEEPQVREDVPLKEAFSVMREKGRGYVLLTRDGRPAGILTERDLVRLINSGVDLRKPAYLYGNKELITCRADRSLWHALYLMLENSIRRLAVVDYENKFLGVITVEDILKVLEDDVFDRDLKVRDIICKRKFTYVNRNTSIKECLRIMDEKNIGALPILENMIPVGIITESDILKNFDDMDLSDSVEKYMSKPVITVEEDKKVYEALKIMEKQKIRRLVVVDNTGKVTGLIAVTDVLRAIGGDFKDFIQKLKHVKDILDIFPEVVLELVDRSFQEQIVIWQNKKAKEILGNLLDKDIKEIFPEIQWIQFYTQLIKEGKIERYKFYVNSSVYEVSASYLPVENKLYTNGKINLLIRDITKEEEQLKSTLRIIENYRRIINSTEDLMIIYEASTGRIKLFNMATLKTLAYTEEELKKMTIFDIIQDDHSIIRNNIERIVREDVVIRGERHYKRAYGDVITVEVVATKVELESTPHILVVARDIRERKKMEEELQESYRRLRLLYDFTLALNVCTSEGEAYNLLAKTLVEKLGVDSLTVYMINPSLNRISGIIHYGQDMQECMETDIDQCKVVLSTQPLVYTPDGLIDCPFSKVPREFSYMCIPVVSSGRIIAVLSMFSKSKDYFGGIVKELIESLVNTFSPFISNLRLIEITRELSIRDPLTNVYNRRFLMEVFEKELERSRREKRQLSVVIFDLDDFKKLNDTHGHIIGDTALKHVTTLVSNSIRAMDLLGRYGGEEFMIILPSTTKEDAVKISERIRKALKTNPLDIGDNRIFISASFGVATFPEDGESVEELLKKADERLYKAKREGKSKVVYR, from the coding sequence ATGAACCTACTTGGAATCACAGTCAAGGAGATTATAAGGGGGGAAGAGCCGCAGGTCAGGGAGGACGTGCCTCTGAAAGAGGCCTTCTCCGTGATGAGAGAGAAGGGAAGGGGTTATGTTCTCCTTACAAGGGATGGTAGACCAGCGGGCATACTCACAGAGAGGGATTTAGTAAGACTCATAAATTCAGGTGTAGATCTTAGGAAACCAGCTTATCTGTACGGAAATAAGGAGCTTATCACCTGTAGGGCAGACAGAAGCCTGTGGCATGCCCTTTACCTCATGCTTGAAAACTCCATAAGGAGACTCGCCGTTGTAGATTATGAGAATAAGTTCCTTGGCGTGATAACTGTTGAAGATATTCTCAAGGTACTTGAGGATGATGTTTTTGATAGAGATTTAAAAGTGAGAGACATAATCTGCAAGAGAAAATTTACCTATGTGAACAGGAATACCAGCATAAAAGAATGTTTAAGGATAATGGATGAGAAAAATATAGGAGCTTTACCCATCCTGGAAAACATGATTCCTGTAGGTATAATAACTGAGAGTGACATCCTAAAGAACTTTGATGATATGGACCTTTCAGATAGTGTAGAGAAGTACATGTCCAAACCGGTCATAACGGTTGAGGAGGATAAAAAAGTATATGAAGCTTTAAAGATTATGGAAAAGCAAAAAATAAGAAGGTTAGTAGTGGTAGATAATACGGGTAAGGTTACTGGATTAATAGCCGTAACGGATGTGTTAAGAGCTATAGGTGGAGATTTTAAGGATTTTATACAGAAGTTAAAACACGTTAAGGATATCCTTGACATTTTCCCTGAAGTAGTATTGGAGCTTGTAGATAGAAGTTTTCAAGAACAGATAGTTATCTGGCAGAACAAGAAAGCAAAAGAAATCTTAGGAAATTTGCTAGACAAGGACATAAAAGAAATTTTTCCGGAGATACAGTGGATACAGTTCTACACACAGCTTATTAAAGAAGGAAAGATAGAAAGGTACAAGTTTTACGTAAATAGTAGTGTGTACGAAGTATCAGCTTCATACCTTCCTGTAGAAAATAAGCTTTACACAAACGGTAAGATAAACCTCCTGATAAGGGACATAACCAAAGAAGAAGAGCAACTTAAAAGCACCCTTAGGATAATAGAAAACTACCGTAGGATAATAAATTCCACGGAAGATTTGATGATAATATACGAAGCTTCTACTGGTAGGATAAAACTTTTCAATATGGCCACTCTGAAAACTCTGGCTTACACTGAGGAAGAGCTAAAGAAAATGACCATCTTTGACATAATTCAGGACGATCACTCCATCATAAGGAATAATATTGAGAGGATAGTAAGGGAGGACGTGGTGATAAGGGGAGAGAGGCATTACAAAAGAGCTTATGGGGATGTGATAACTGTAGAGGTAGTAGCCACAAAGGTTGAGTTAGAGTCCACGCCGCATATACTTGTGGTAGCCAGGGACATAAGGGAAAGAAAAAAGATGGAAGAAGAGTTGCAAGAGAGCTACAGGAGGCTTAGACTCCTGTACGACTTTACCTTGGCCTTAAACGTGTGTACTTCTGAGGGTGAGGCTTACAACCTTCTGGCGAAGACGCTTGTAGAAAAGCTTGGTGTTGACAGCCTTACCGTCTACATGATAAACCCCTCCCTAAACAGAATAAGCGGGATAATACATTACGGGCAGGACATGCAAGAATGCATGGAAACAGATATAGATCAGTGTAAGGTGGTTCTGAGCACCCAACCACTTGTCTACACACCAGATGGGCTTATAGATTGTCCCTTCTCTAAGGTTCCAAGGGAGTTTTCTTACATGTGTATACCTGTTGTCTCTTCTGGAAGGATTATAGCTGTACTAAGTATGTTCTCCAAGAGCAAGGATTACTTTGGAGGAATAGTAAAGGAGCTTATAGAAAGCTTAGTCAACACCTTCTCGCCCTTTATATCCAACCTAAGGCTCATAGAGATAACCAGGGAGCTATCCATTAGGGACCCACTTACGAACGTCTACAACAGAAGGTTCCTGATGGAGGTCTTTGAGAAGGAGCTGGAAAGGAGCAGGAGAGAGAAAAGACAGCTGAGCGTTGTTATTTTTGACCTTGATGACTTTAAAAAGCTAAACGACACCCATGGACACATCATAGGCGATACTGCCCTCAAACACGTGACAACCTTAGTCTCAAACTCAATAAGAGCTATGGATCTACTGGGAAGATACGGGGGTGAGGAGTTCATGATAATCCTACCATCCACCACTAAGGAGGATGCTGTGAAGATAAGTGAGAGGATAAGGAAAGCCCTTAAAACAAACCCTCTAGACATAGGAGACAATAGAATATTTATAAGTGCAAGCTTTGGTGTTGCAACTTTCCCAGAAGATGGGGAGAGCGTGGAAGAACTACTCAAAAAAGCCGATGAAAGGTTATACAAGGCAAAGAGGGAGGGAAAGAGCAAAGTGGTTTACCGGTAG
- the sreC gene encoding DmsC/YnfH family molybdoenzyme membrane anchor subunit: MHPPLSLIWFFLTAGTSIGLFTFTYFMEFLTLFGKNTALPKNAVLISGLISLVLIGLGAIGASFHLGHKLRAWKAIKRFRTSWLSREAVFSGAYGFTLFVYLVLKYYQVNPFLEHTFGIVTFVLGWLSSFSTAMIYASNKFVLEWNTSISVLYYLNMYLMLGSSATLLLVYHYRPEFIGTYVFLTFLFLALGLAFRLAFNIRQAFLKRPTLNEALNLPHNRPIRVLDTGTTTNNYCTEEFYYAKGKELLPTAIPLAYILTFVIPLFLILYSWISGVRAYHLYTVTFALILLGSAIERWSFFVEGNHVQNLFYGLYPKEGYTLRKGFMERKRTRISYR, from the coding sequence ATGCATCCACCTCTGTCTTTGATATGGTTCTTTCTCACAGCTGGCACCTCCATAGGCCTATTTACCTTTACCTACTTTATGGAGTTTTTGACCCTCTTTGGCAAGAATACCGCCCTTCCCAAGAACGCAGTACTGATATCAGGCTTGATATCTTTGGTGCTTATAGGCCTAGGGGCCATAGGAGCTTCTTTTCACCTGGGTCACAAGCTCAGGGCTTGGAAGGCTATAAAGAGGTTTAGGACCTCTTGGCTCTCAAGGGAGGCTGTATTCAGCGGTGCTTACGGGTTTACCCTTTTTGTCTACCTAGTCCTCAAATACTATCAGGTAAACCCCTTTCTTGAACATACTTTTGGAATAGTTACCTTTGTGCTCGGCTGGCTAAGCAGCTTTTCCACAGCCATGATATACGCCTCCAACAAGTTTGTGCTTGAGTGGAACACGTCCATAAGCGTCCTCTACTATCTAAACATGTACCTCATGCTCGGATCCTCCGCCACTTTACTGCTCGTGTACCACTACAGGCCAGAGTTCATAGGAACTTACGTGTTTTTAACTTTCCTCTTCCTGGCTCTTGGCCTTGCCTTTAGGCTTGCCTTCAACATAAGACAGGCTTTCCTCAAAAGACCTACCCTCAACGAGGCTCTCAATTTGCCTCACAACAGACCAATAAGAGTTCTTGACACTGGCACAACCACCAACAACTACTGTACGGAAGAGTTCTATTACGCCAAAGGTAAGGAGCTTCTACCTACAGCCATCCCACTGGCGTACATACTTACTTTTGTTATACCCCTATTCTTAATACTCTACTCGTGGATATCAGGAGTAAGGGCATACCACCTCTACACAGTTACCTTTGCTCTTATACTTTTAGGCTCCGCCATAGAAAGATGGAGCTTCTTCGTGGAAGGAAACCATGTTCAAAACCTCTTCTACGGGCTATATCCCAAAGAGGGTTATACTCTAAGAAAAGGATTCATGGAGAGGAAGAGGACAAGGATAAGCTACCGGTAA
- the sreB gene encoding sulfur reductase subunit SreB produces MAQFALVIDLNTCVGCHACATNCKEWNTQASFGPLSDFDPYGREPEGVWYNRIMTYEVGEFPNTQVFHLPKSCLHCQDAPCVPVCPTGASYKREQDGIVLVNYDDCIGCKLCSWSCPYGCREFDEADKVMKKCTLCIDRIYDETLPPEHRKPACVLTCPARARFFGDIEDPNSEAYRMIKERNGFVLFPDMGTNPANHYLPRTETKIHVDDHVLKPDNPLFLEVLRRHHVGG; encoded by the coding sequence ATGGCTCAGTTTGCCTTGGTCATAGACTTAAACACTTGCGTTGGTTGTCATGCTTGCGCCACCAACTGTAAAGAGTGGAACACGCAGGCGTCCTTCGGTCCCCTTTCTGACTTTGACCCTTATGGCAGGGAGCCAGAGGGTGTCTGGTACAACAGGATAATGACTTACGAAGTGGGAGAGTTTCCAAACACCCAGGTATTTCATCTTCCTAAGTCCTGCCTGCACTGTCAGGATGCTCCCTGCGTGCCTGTATGCCCCACCGGAGCAAGCTATAAAAGAGAACAGGACGGCATAGTCCTCGTGAACTACGATGACTGTATAGGATGTAAACTCTGCTCGTGGTCTTGTCCTTACGGATGCAGAGAGTTTGATGAAGCTGATAAAGTGATGAAGAAGTGCACCCTGTGCATAGACAGGATATACGATGAAACACTACCACCCGAACACAGAAAGCCAGCGTGCGTGCTCACATGTCCGGCAAGGGCTAGATTCTTCGGAGACATAGAGGATCCCAACAGCGAAGCGTACAGGATGATAAAGGAGCGGAACGGCTTTGTACTCTTCCCAGACATGGGAACGAACCCCGCCAACCACTACCTACCCAGGACAGAGACCAAGATACACGTGGATGATCATGTACTAAAACCAGACAACCCTCTGTTCTTAGAAGTACTAAGAAGACATCATGTAGGAGGATAG
- the sreA gene encoding sulfur reductase subunit SreA, whose protein sequence is MEIGGSFYDRKTYSTCYMCACRCGIEVYVRNNKIAYIKGNDAHPTNKGVLCAKGSSGIMKEYSPARLRKPLLRVGPRGSGQFKEIEWEEAIQIAVQWLDEARRKGPYKIAFFTGRDQMQAINSWFASQLGTVNWAAHGGFCSVNIAAAGLYSIGGSFWEFGEADFENTKYFMMIGVAEDHSSNPFKLGIQEMKRKGGKFVVVNPVRWGYGAIADEWVPIKPGTDGAFIMGLMHVLFKYNLVDWEFLKTYTNAPYLVIQAPGTSKDGLFYRNEEGKPMVFDKKSGTFKPADAIVPEDLDPAFIGEFTTPEGYKVRPAFDIFAERLVKDYSPEKVEKITGIPAKDIERIAKEMGTVAFLEPLELPIEWTDVWGRKHKKTRGRPVSFHIMRGVGSHTNGFQTARAVFLLMMMLGCIDTPGGFLNKPPYPKHIEDLPKPYKISRPDEIKYGEVYPGPHLGYVQNPDDLLVDEKGNPIRIDWAYSWYFPMSAHGCIQNVIPAAYQQNPYGIEVLMIYMANMAWNSSQNIPYILEALTATDPSGNYIIPKIITIDAFYSEQVAYSDLVLPDATYLEQWFALSLLDRPPSSVDGPVDALRHPIVDPREYGYDVRGWGDVMVEIGSRLKLPGFVNEDGSRKYKDFKDFLINWQIRPGVGALAGWRGKNGDKHFVGEPNPNQLEMYIKNKGFFYYKLPDNMRYYRHANKDYLEWAKSVGFVKKTDPIIFNFYLEALQTFRLAGQGLWEGKNQPPNDPILRERLIKYFDPLPFWYPPFEEEISGKEYPLYAFTQRPQWMYHSWDSQNAWLRQISTRNYLYMNPKTAQKLGIKHLDWVWVESRVGKVKCQVFLTETTEPNSVWTWNAIGKMRGTWGLKPDAEEGTLGFLLNHVIPHSIKIGGREIYYGDPITGHLAWFDTKVKVYKAEDESPETYPQFEVKPLPYIEERWVEVLRYKP, encoded by the coding sequence ATGGAGATAGGAGGTAGCTTTTACGACAGGAAGACCTACAGTACATGCTACATGTGCGCCTGCAGATGTGGTATAGAGGTTTACGTAAGAAACAACAAGATAGCTTACATAAAGGGTAACGACGCTCACCCTACCAACAAAGGAGTCCTCTGTGCGAAGGGTTCTTCCGGAATAATGAAAGAGTACAGCCCGGCTAGGCTTAGGAAGCCTCTTTTAAGGGTTGGTCCAAGAGGTTCAGGGCAGTTTAAGGAAATAGAATGGGAAGAAGCTATACAGATAGCCGTCCAGTGGTTGGATGAAGCAAGAAGAAAAGGCCCTTACAAAATAGCCTTCTTCACAGGAAGGGATCAGATGCAGGCCATAAACAGCTGGTTTGCAAGCCAGCTTGGAACAGTAAATTGGGCAGCTCACGGAGGTTTCTGCTCTGTTAACATAGCGGCTGCAGGTCTTTACTCCATAGGTGGTTCCTTCTGGGAGTTTGGAGAGGCTGACTTTGAAAACACCAAGTACTTTATGATGATAGGCGTGGCCGAGGACCACTCTTCCAATCCTTTCAAACTCGGCATACAGGAGATGAAGAGGAAGGGAGGCAAGTTCGTAGTGGTCAACCCTGTAAGGTGGGGTTACGGTGCCATAGCTGACGAGTGGGTACCCATAAAGCCAGGAACGGACGGGGCCTTCATCATGGGCCTTATGCATGTGCTGTTTAAGTACAACCTAGTGGACTGGGAGTTCCTAAAGACCTACACCAACGCACCCTACCTGGTAATACAAGCTCCAGGAACATCCAAGGACGGTCTTTTCTACAGAAACGAAGAAGGAAAGCCTATGGTGTTTGACAAAAAATCTGGAACCTTCAAGCCAGCAGATGCCATAGTTCCAGAAGATCTAGACCCAGCCTTCATAGGTGAATTCACCACACCAGAGGGCTACAAGGTAAGACCAGCTTTTGATATATTTGCCGAGAGACTTGTAAAGGACTACAGCCCAGAGAAGGTAGAGAAAATAACAGGCATACCTGCAAAGGATATAGAGCGTATAGCCAAAGAGATGGGAACTGTTGCTTTCCTCGAACCCTTAGAACTCCCCATAGAATGGACGGACGTATGGGGAAGGAAGCATAAAAAGACAAGAGGAAGACCCGTATCCTTCCACATAATGAGAGGTGTAGGTTCTCATACCAACGGTTTCCAAACAGCAAGGGCTGTCTTCCTACTTATGATGATGCTAGGATGCATAGACACTCCAGGTGGATTCCTCAACAAGCCACCATACCCCAAGCATATAGAGGATCTTCCCAAACCTTACAAGATATCAAGACCAGATGAGATAAAATACGGAGAGGTTTACCCTGGTCCGCACCTTGGATATGTTCAAAATCCTGACGATTTGCTCGTTGATGAAAAGGGAAACCCCATAAGGATAGACTGGGCGTACAGCTGGTACTTCCCCATGTCCGCGCACGGTTGCATACAGAACGTAATACCAGCAGCCTACCAACAGAATCCTTACGGCATCGAAGTGTTGATGATATACATGGCCAACATGGCCTGGAATTCTTCTCAGAACATACCCTACATCCTTGAAGCCCTTACAGCCACAGATCCATCCGGAAACTACATAATACCCAAGATAATAACAATAGACGCTTTCTACAGTGAGCAGGTAGCTTACTCAGACCTGGTTCTTCCAGACGCTACATACCTGGAGCAATGGTTTGCCCTCTCCCTGCTTGACAGACCACCATCTTCTGTGGACGGTCCCGTTGATGCGCTAAGGCATCCCATAGTGGATCCTAGAGAGTACGGTTACGATGTAAGAGGTTGGGGAGACGTGATGGTGGAGATAGGCTCCAGGCTAAAGCTCCCTGGTTTTGTCAACGAGGATGGTTCCAGAAAGTACAAAGACTTTAAAGACTTCTTGATAAACTGGCAGATAAGGCCGGGAGTGGGTGCTCTGGCAGGTTGGAGGGGTAAAAACGGAGACAAACACTTTGTAGGAGAACCAAACCCCAACCAGCTTGAGATGTACATAAAGAATAAAGGCTTCTTCTACTACAAACTTCCCGACAACATGCGCTACTACAGACATGCCAACAAGGATTACTTAGAGTGGGCAAAGAGTGTAGGTTTTGTGAAAAAGACAGATCCTATCATATTCAACTTTTACCTTGAAGCACTACAAACCTTCAGGCTAGCTGGGCAGGGCCTATGGGAGGGTAAAAACCAACCACCCAACGATCCCATACTCAGGGAAAGGCTCATAAAGTACTTTGACCCCCTACCCTTCTGGTACCCACCCTTTGAAGAGGAGATAAGTGGTAAGGAATACCCACTGTATGCCTTCACACAGAGACCTCAGTGGATGTACCACTCCTGGGACTCCCAAAACGCTTGGCTTAGGCAGATATCTACAAGGAATTACCTTTACATGAACCCAAAAACAGCACAAAAGCTGGGCATAAAACACCTAGACTGGGTATGGGTAGAATCAAGGGTAGGTAAGGTAAAATGCCAAGTGTTCCTGACAGAAACAACAGAACCCAACTCTGTCTGGACATGGAACGCCATAGGAAAGATGAGGGGAACATGGGGCCTAAAACCAGACGCCGAAGAAGGAACACTAGGTTTCCTGCTCAACCACGTCATACCTCACAGCATAAAGATAGGAGGAAGGGAGATTTACTACGGAGACCCTATAACAGGACACTTGGCATGGTTTGACACCAAGGTAAAGGTTTACAAGGCCGAGGACGAGTCACCAGAAACATACCCACAGTTTGAAGTAAAGCCCCTACCTTACATAGAAGAAAGGTGGGTAGAGGTATTAAGGTACAAGCCTTAA
- a CDS encoding O-antigen ligase family protein — protein MIYLLLVSAFVSISLFEGLVLIVLLYTAYLMLKGEIRPKGILGLPLVMYSVPSFASSVAYYPGKAIERSFFLLSYFYGQRLQGRRELLLRINYTLLAFGFLLIPVLLWKHYTKGEISLLWGGPFEVSNFYSLFFLASLSLLLYKKRPVYVIPAMLFLVVVFFSQRRSTLIGLVLALFMLLWLYRHKLSKRSMLGVTFGVLSLILLLGVFFYYKDPRIRVVFEKGISLETLDEFSSKRLYNLRSGLMVIRDDFKEKNLFAILFGHGINPAERLPYPSVVGGYESVFVVSEFTERGLLGLLGVLWFMFAYFRRLLVYRLDDPLKIPFLLMLCVHLGGIVFTGFWDAMLPLYLIMFRMVEDGS, from the coding sequence ATGATCTACTTGCTTCTAGTTTCTGCCTTCGTCTCCATAAGCCTTTTTGAGGGGCTTGTATTGATAGTCCTCTTGTATACCGCTTACTTGATGCTTAAGGGGGAGATAAGACCTAAGGGTATTCTAGGCTTGCCGCTTGTGATGTACTCGGTGCCATCCTTTGCCTCTTCTGTAGCTTACTATCCTGGGAAGGCCATAGAAAGGAGCTTCTTCCTTCTCTCCTACTTTTACGGTCAGAGGCTGCAAGGTAGAAGAGAGCTTCTCCTTCGGATAAATTACACACTCCTGGCTTTTGGTTTCTTGCTTATACCAGTCCTCCTCTGGAAACACTACACAAAAGGTGAGATATCCCTACTGTGGGGTGGTCCCTTTGAAGTTTCAAACTTTTATTCTCTCTTCTTCCTTGCTTCCCTTTCCTTGCTGTTGTACAAAAAAAGGCCTGTCTATGTGATACCGGCAATGCTGTTCCTTGTTGTGGTCTTTTTCAGTCAGAGGAGGTCAACCCTTATAGGGCTAGTGTTAGCTCTCTTTATGCTCCTGTGGCTCTACAGGCACAAGCTATCCAAAAGGTCTATGCTTGGCGTGACCTTTGGTGTTCTGTCCCTTATTCTCCTGCTTGGAGTTTTTTTCTACTACAAGGATCCACGTATAAGGGTAGTTTTTGAGAAGGGTATAAGTCTTGAGACTTTAGATGAGTTTTCAAGCAAGAGGCTGTATAACCTTAGGTCTGGCCTTATGGTCATAAGGGATGACTTTAAGGAGAAAAACCTGTTTGCCATCCTGTTCGGACACGGTATAAACCCTGCCGAACGCCTACCTTACCCTTCCGTTGTTGGGGGCTACGAGTCTGTGTTTGTGGTATCCGAGTTTACAGAGAGGGGACTTTTGGGGCTTTTAGGAGTCCTATGGTTTATGTTTGCTTACTTTAGGAGGCTTCTTGTTTATAGATTAGATGATCCTCTTAAAATACCCTTTCTTCTTATGCTCTGCGTTCATCTAGGTGGAATCGTCTTCACCGGCTTTTGGGATGCTATGCTTCCTCTTTACCTTATCATGTTTAGGATGGTAGAGGATGGATCCTAA
- a CDS encoding glycosyltransferase family 9 protein, translated as MDPKATLFLMGHSAGVGDVLRVTAALKAFKMAYPESEIHLVLLTKDKGYVSEELMSKHCLLNSFHSIDKRIRSLKDWKRFFNDFEVVVEKVRPDLIVDLEPHGLKSSFLCMYARLKYGIKTVGIAEFPLRGLFYTVRAEPTRKVLKSVDYTDRFFVALKPLGIERKGTPIELCETPEGKAFRESFRRLYNIPNKPLLGLNIGCGTPDALWRRPSLKLLRQVVRTLQSKMDAYLVLTGASFEKDINQAFLQDYDLPALDMAGKTSISELTGLIKSFSLFISTDSGPYHMAVALRVPTLAIFVKDFPQSYHHHPWVRCVVLDSEEKIDKAVRAGLELLLPLSFQEASL; from the coding sequence ATGGATCCTAAGGCGACCCTTTTCTTGATGGGACATTCGGCGGGTGTTGGTGATGTACTGAGGGTTACCGCTGCCTTAAAAGCCTTTAAGATGGCCTATCCTGAGTCTGAAATACATCTTGTGCTTCTTACCAAGGACAAGGGATACGTCTCTGAAGAGCTCATGTCCAAGCATTGCCTCTTAAACTCTTTTCACTCCATAGACAAGAGGATAAGGTCTTTAAAGGATTGGAAGAGGTTTTTCAACGACTTTGAGGTGGTAGTGGAAAAGGTAAGGCCTGATCTCATAGTGGATTTGGAGCCTCACGGTCTTAAAAGCTCCTTTCTTTGTATGTATGCAAGGCTAAAGTATGGCATAAAGACGGTGGGTATAGCCGAGTTTCCTTTAAGAGGTCTTTTTTATACAGTAAGGGCAGAACCTACAAGAAAGGTCCTAAAGTCTGTAGACTACACAGACAGATTCTTTGTAGCCTTAAAACCTCTTGGCATAGAGAGGAAAGGTACACCTATAGAGCTGTGTGAAACTCCGGAAGGGAAGGCCTTTAGAGAATCTTTCAGAAGACTTTACAACATACCTAACAAACCCCTCTTGGGCTTGAACATAGGATGTGGAACACCCGATGCGCTCTGGAGAAGGCCGTCCTTAAAGCTTCTTAGACAAGTGGTAAGGACTCTACAGTCTAAGATGGATGCTTATCTTGTGCTAACTGGTGCATCCTTTGAGAAGGACATAAACCAAGCATTCCTTCAAGATTACGACCTTCCAGCTTTAGATATGGCTGGAAAGACAAGCATATCGGAGCTCACAGGTTTGATAAAGTCCTTCAGTCTTTTTATCTCCACAGACAGCGGACCATACCATATGGCCGTAGCCTTAAGGGTTCCAACGCTGGCCATCTTTGTAAAAGATTTTCCTCAGTCTTATCATCACCATCCATGGGTGAGGTGTGTAGTTCTTGACTCTGAAGAAAAGATAGATAAGGCTGTACGGGCAGGTCTTGAGCTCTTACTCCCACTCTCTTTCCAAGAAGCTTCTCTCTAG